In Agrococcus jenensis, the genomic window TGTCGGAGGCCTCGATCGCCGCGTCGGTACCGGTGCCCATGGCGAGGCCCAGGTCGGCCTGCGCGAGCGCCGCGGCGTCGTTGACGCCGTCGCCGACCATCGCGACGACCTTGCCCTCGGCCTGCAGCCGCGAGACCACGTCGGCCTTGTCGCTGGGCAGCACCTCGGCGATCACCTGGTCGATGCCGACCTCGGCGGCGATGCGCTTGGCCACGGTCTCGTTGTCGCCGGTGAGGAGGATCGGCGTGAGGCCGATCTCGCGGAACTGGCGGATGGCCTCGGCGCTCGTCGGCTTGACGGTGTCGGCGACCACGAGCAGTCCGCGGATCTCGCCGTCCCATGCCACGAGCACCGCGGTCTTGCCGTCCTGCTCCGCTGCCTCCTTGCGGCGCTGCAGCTCGCCGTCCGCGGCGATCGACCAGTCGTCGAGCAGCGACTGCCGGCCGACGACGAGCGCGCGCCCGTCGACGACACCGCTGACGCCCTTGCCCTCGACGTTGCGGAAGCCCTCGACCTCGGGCAGGTCGATCTCGAGCTCCTCCGAGGCGCCCTTCGCGATCGCCTGGGCGATCGGGTGCTCCGAGGCGTCCTCGATCGCGCCGGCCAGGCGGAGCAGCTCGCGGCGGTCGGTGCCGGGCACGGTGGCCACGTCGACCAGGGTCATCCGGCCGCTCGTGACGGTGCCGGTCTTGTCGAGCACGATCGTGTTGACCTTGCGCGTCGACTCCAGCACCTCCGGTCCCTTGATGAGGATGCCGAGCTGCGCGCCGCGACCGGTGCCGACCAGCAGCGCCGTCGGGGTGGCGAGGCCGAGCGCGCACGGGCAGGCGATGATCAGCACGGCGACGGCGGCGGTGAAGGCGCTCGCGGCCGGGAAGCCGGCGCCGAGCCACGCGCCGAGGGCGACGACGGCGATCGCGATGGCGATCGGCACGAAGATGCCGGAGACGCGGTCGGCGAGGCGCTGCACCTCGGCCTTGCCGGACTGCGCGTCCTCGACGAGCCTGGCCATCTGCGCCAGCTGGGTGTCGGAGCCGACGCGGGTGGCGCGGACGATGATCCTGCCGCTCGCGTTCACGGTCGCGCCGGTGACGGCGTCGCCGGGGCCGGCCTCGACCGGCACCGACTCACCGGTGAGCATCGAGGCGTCGATCGCGCTGTGGCCGCTGACGATCACGCCATCGGTCGCGATCTTCTCGCCCGGCCGGACGACGAACTCGTCGCCGACCGTCAGGTCGTCGATCGAGATGCGCACCTCGGCACCGCCGCGGACGACCGCGACGTCCTTGGCGCCGAGCTCGAGCAGGGCGCGCAGCGCGGCGCCCGCCTGGCGCTTCGAGCGCTTCTCGAAGTAGCGGCCGGCGAGGATGAACATCGTCACGCCCGCGGCGACCTCGAGGTAGATGTTCGCCGCGCCGTCGCTCGGGGCGATCGACAGCTCGAACGCGTGGGTCATGCCGGGCTCGCCGGCGGTGCCGAAGAAGAGGGCGAAGAGCGACCAGATGAAGGCCGCACCGGTGCCGACCGAGACGAGCGTGTCCATCGTCGCTGCGCCGTGGCGGAGGTTCATCCACGCCGCTCGGTGGAACGGCCAGGCCGCCCAGATGATCACCGGGGCCGCGAGCGCGAGCGACGCCCACTGCCAGTAGGTGAACTGCAGCACCGGGATCATCGCCATGAGGATGACGGGCACCGAGAGCACGATCGATCCGATGAGGCGGTGGCGCAGCGAGACGAGCTCGTGGTCGACCGGCTCGGCGTCGTCGCCCTCCTCGGGCGTCGTCGCCTTCGGCTTCGGCAGCACTGCGGTGTAGCCGGTCTTCTCGACCTCGGCGATGAGCAGCGCCGGGTCGAAGTCGTCGGGCGCCGTGACCTTCGCCTTCTCGGTGGCGTAGTTCACCGAGGCTGCGACGCCGTCGAGCTTGTTGAGCTTCTTCTCGATGCGCATGGCGCACGACGAGCACGTCATGCCGCCGATCTCGAGCTCGTAGGTGCTCGCCGGCCGCTCGGTCGTGACCTCGGATGTCGTCATGGTGCTGATCCTTCTCGTGGAGTGCGTGGGGCCCGGACAGCTCAGTGGCTGTCGTCGTGGCCGTCGTCAGCGGGCGCGGGGCTCTCGGCGGGAGCGTCGGTCTCGGCGGGCGCCTCGGTGGCGGCCGTGGCCTCCCCAGAGGTGCTGAGGACGAACGAGGCCGAGTGGACCTCGCCGTCGACCTGGAAGTCGAAGTAGAGCAGGTAGCGTCCGGCCGTCGGGGCCTCGGTGGCGAACTCGACGGTGGGTCCGGAGACCTGGCCGGGCTCGGGCTCGGCGCCCTCGGGGTGCACGTGCAGGTAGGCGAGGTCGCCGTCGCGGAGCGCCACCAGGTGGCCGAAGGCGCCGAGGTAGGGCTCCATCGTCGTCACGGGCTCGCCGTCGCGGCTCACCTCGAGGCTGAGCGTCGAGCTGCCGCCCGCGGCGAGATCGCCCGAGAGCGTCACGTCGAAGTCACCGGCAGTGGCCTCGCGCACCTCGTCCTCGACCGCGACCGGGGCGAAGTCGCCCTCGACGCTGATCGTGCGGGTCAGGGTGACGCCGGCGTCGGCGGTGCCCGGCGTGAAGTCGGTGAAGACGCGGTAGGTGCCCGCCTCGTCCCAGCTCCACGGGATCGTCCACTCGCCCGCGTCGTCGATCTCGGGGTGCACGTGGCGGAACTCGCTGCCGTCCGATCGCACGACGATGAGGTGCAGGTCCTTCTCGTGCTCCTCGGTGTACTCGCGCAGCGGGTCGCCGTTCGGGTCGAGCACCGTGAAGGCCAGCTCGCCCTCCTCGCCGACCGCGGCGGGCGCCGCGACCGGGCTGAGGCTGTAGCCGTCGGCCTCGAGCGACAGGCCGGGGAGCGCCGCGCCGGCCGCCTCGGGGGCGGCAGCCGCGGCGTCCTCGTGGCCGCCGCCGTGCCCGTCCTCGGTCGCCGCGATGCGGTCGGCCACGACGGCGTCGGGCACGACCGCGCCGGAGACGAGGAATGCCGTGCCGAACGCGGCGACGAGGCCGAGGCCGTAGAGGCTGAGGCGGGCTGGCGTGTTCATCGGTTCCTCTTCATCGGGATGCGCGGGTCGATCGGGATGCGCGAGTGGAGCTGGGGATGGCGGATGCCTCGGGCGGCCGCGCGGCCGCGGGGGCGTCAGGCGACGCGGGCCTCGTAGCCGGCCTCTTCGACGGCGGCGAAGACCGCGGCGTCGTCGACGGGCGCGCCCGCGGTGGTGACGGCGAGGTGGCCGTCGGTCGAGCTGACCTGGATGTCGGAGACGCCCTCGATCTGGCCGACCTCCTCGCGGATCGACATCTCGCAGTGTCCGCAGGTCATCCCGGTCACCTGGTACTGGGTGGTTGCCATGTCGTCCTCCGAGCTTTGGGCCCGAGCGCTGCTGCTCGGTGCTGATACCGTGAACGATATACCCCAGGGGGGTATGCATGCAAGGCGCGACGAGAGGGTGGAGCGGATGGATTCGATCGAGCACGAGGTGGTGATCGTCGGCGCGGGGGCGGCGGGGCACAGCTGCGCCCGCACGCTGCGGAGCGAGGGGTTCGCCGGCCGCATCCGGCTCGTCAACGGCGAGGGCGGACCGGCGATCAACCGCACGCTCGTCGACACCGGCGTGCTGCCGGGCCTCCTGACGGGGGCGCAGATCGCGCTGCCACCGGTCGCGGATGTCGAGGTCGTCGACGCGCGCGCCGTGCGGATCGACGCGTCGACGCGCGCGGTCGTGCTCGACGACGGAGTCGAGCTGCAGGCGGACGCGCTCGTGCTCGCGTCCGGGAGCGTGCCCCGCCGGCTCGACGACGCCATCGCGATCGACGGGGCGGTGCGCCAGCACGCGCTGCACAGCGCGGCGGATGCCGAGCAGCTGCGGAGCGCGGTGCCCGACCTCGCGGGGGCGAGCATCGTGGTGCTGGGCGCCGGGTTCATCGGCGCGGAGGTCGCGAGCCACTACGTCGGTGCGGGCGCCCGGGTCACGCTCATCGGGCGCTCACGGCTGCCGCTGCGCGAGGCGATCGGCGCCGACATCTCGGCGCGGCTCGCGGCCCTGCACGCGGAGCGCGTCGACGCGCGGCTCGGCGCGCGGGTCGTCGCGATCCGCGCCGCGGGCATCCCGGGGCGCGACGACGCCGTGGTCGTGCAGCTCGACGACGGCAGCGAGATCCCCGGGGATGCCCTGGTGGTCGCCGTCGGGTCAGAGCCGGACGCCGCGTGGGCCGGCTTCGACGGCTCGATCGCCGTCGACGACCGCTTCCGCGTGCCGGCCATGCCCGGCGTGTACGCGGCGGGCAGCGTGTCGGCGCCGGAGCTGCCGCTGGGCCGCGTGCGCGTCGACCACTGGGATGCGGCCACCGCGCAGGGCGCGCACGCCGCGCGCGCCCTGCTGCACGACCTCGGGCTCGGCGACGACCCGGGCGCGTGGGCGCCGACGACCGGCTTCTCGCTCATGGCCTACGGCGCCGTGATCGGCGCTCGCGGTGTGCGCGGCGTCGATGCCCGCGAGACGAGCGACGAGCTCGCCAGCGGGGGACTGCTCACCGACTTCGCCGACGCATCCGGCCGCCTCACGGGCGTCGCCGGCTGGAACGCCGGCCCGCACCTCATGCAGGCGGCCGCCCGCCTCTGACCCCGCCGCCTGGTGAGCGTTCGCGTCCGAGCTGCTCTCGACCCGGACGCAGACCCTCACCAGGCTGGGCGGGTCAGCGGGCGGTGCGCTCCGCGGCGGCAGGGGCGCCGCCGAGCGGCGTGAGGCGCGTGAGCTGCGTCACGTGGCGCGGCTCGAGCTCCTCGAGCGACGAGACGCCGAGCAGCGTCATCGTGCGCTCGATCTCGCCGCGCAGGATCGCGATGGTGCGGTCGACGCCTTGACGGCCTCCGGCCATGAGCCCGTAGAGGTAGGCGCGGCCGATGAGCGTGAACTTCGCGCCGAGCGCGATCGACGCCACGATGTCGGAGCCGTGCATGATGCCCGTGTCGACCATGACGGTCGCGTCCTTGCCCACCTCGCGCACGACCTGCGGCAGCAGGTGGAACGGCACGGGCGCGCGGTCGAGCTGGCGGCCGCCGTGGTTCGACAGCACGATGCCGTCGACGCCGCCGTCGATGAGCCGCACGGCATCCGCCACGTTCTGCACGCCCTTGACGACGAGCTTGCCCGGCCACATGCCGCGGATGACGTCGAGGTCGTCGTACGAGATGGTCGGGTCCATCGCGGCGTTCAGCAGCTCGCCGACGGTGCCGCCGGTCGTCGAGAACGAGGCGAACTCGAGCTTGGGGGTGGTGAGGAAGTCGAACCACCACCACGGGCGGGGGATGGCGTTGGCGATCGTCTTCACCGAGAGCTGCGGCGGGATCGAGAACCCGTTGCGCTTGTCGCGCAGGCGCGCGCCGGCGATGGGCGTGTCGACCGTGAACATGAGGGTGTCGTAGCCGGCCGCCGCCGCGCGCTCGACGAGCCCGTAGGAGAGCTCGCGCTGGCGCATGACGTAGAGCTGGAACCAGTTGCGGCCGGTCGGGTTGGCCGCCGTGACGTCCTCGATCGTCGTCGTGCCGAGGGTCGAGAGCGTGAACGGGATGCCCGCGGCTCCCGCCGCACTGGCGCCGGCCGTCTCGCCCTCCGTCTGCATCAGGCGCGTGAACCCCGTGGGCGCGATGCCGAACGGCAGCGCGCTCGGTCCGCCCAGCACGGTCGTCGAGGTGTCGACGTGCGCGGCCGGGCGCAGGATGTCGGGGTGCAGCTCGACGTCCTCGAACGCCTGCCGCGCGCGGTGCAGCGAGAGCTCGCCGTCGGCCGCGCCGTCCGTGTAGTCGAACGCGGCAGCGGGCGTGCGCCGCTTCGCGATCGCGCGCAGGTCGCCGATGGTGAGCGCCGCGTCGAGCCGCCGCTTCCGTCCGTCGAGCTCTGGCTTCTTGAACTGCATGAGCTCGGTGAGCTCACCGATCCTGGGCAGCTGACGCTTCATGGTCGATCCTCGTCGATGTGGTCGGACCACACGAACGATAGCCGCCCTCGGGCGGCCCGGTCAAGGGACCGAGGCGCCGGTCAGGGCCGCGGCTCGCCGGTGTCGACGTCGGCGGTCTCGCGGTAGTAGCCCTCGATGTGGTTGCGGAGCAGCCCCGCGGCGCCCTCGCGGTCGCCGGCGCGCACGCGCTCGAGGATGCCGTGGTGCTCGGAGCGCAGCCGCGCGGCGGTCGTCGGCCAGTCGGGCAGCGACCGGGCGCGCGCGAGGGTGTGATCGGCGATCGACGTGCGCAGCGCATCCATAAGCGTGCTGATGAGCGGGTTGCCGGCCGCGCGCGACAGCTCGACGTGGAAGGCCGCGTCGAGCTGGAGGAACTCCTCGACGGGCAGATCGGGCTCGTCCATGCGCTCGAGCAGCTGCGCGGCGGCGGCCCGATCGCTGCCACCCTCGTGCGCGTGCTCGGCCGCCCAGGTCTCGAGCAGCAGCCGCACCTCGACGATGTGCGCGTGCTCGACGTGCCGGGTCGCGAGCTGCATGTCGAGCGCGAGCGCGAGCGCCTGCTCGGGCGCGGCGGTGATGATCGTGCCCGAACGGGGCCCGGAGCCGGTCGACGTGCGGATCGTGCCGAGCGCCTCGAGCACGCGCAGTGCCTCGCGGAGCGAGCCGCGCGAGACGTGCAGCGTCTCGGCGAGCGCGCGCTCGCCGGGCAGGTGGTCGCCGATCGACAGCCGGCCGCTCTGCAGCTCGGCCGTCACCCAGCCCATCACCGTCTCGTGCGCCTTCATCGCGACGAGTATCCCAGCGCCGGCCTGCGCGCGTCGCGACGGCGCTGAGGTGCGACCATCGACGCATGGGATGGATCGGTCGCCGCGGCTGGCTCGTGCTCTTCGCGCTCGCGATCGTCGTGCAGCTCGTCGGGCTCTACGCCCCGCGTGCGCCGTCCGGCGGCGGCATCCCCGGCCTCGACAAGGTCGCGCATGCCGCGATGTTCCTCGCCCCGGCGCTGCTCGGCCTGCTCGCGGGCATCCGGCCGGTCGTGCTCGCGCCGCTGCTCGTGATCCATGCCGTGGTGTCGGAGGTCGTGCAGCACCTCGCGCTCGGCGAGCGCTCCGGCGACCCGTGGGATGCGGTGGCCGACATCGTCGGCGTCGCCATCGGCCTCGCCGTGGGCTCGGCGCTCGTGCAGCGGGCGCGGGACCGCGGATCGGCGGGACGCGCGGGGGACGGGCGCGGCTCCGGCAGCCGCACCGGTCCGGGTGCGCCTCCAGCGTGACGCCGCATCCGGTGTTCGCGACGGTCGACGGCCCTGCCCGCGCGGCGCCCCCCGGTCGGCTGGCGGCATCTTGTGCGCGGTTGACCGGTTCGGGGCTGGGCGCCGCGACCGGCGAGCACGCAGACTGAGGCCGTGACCACCACCGCGCTCCTCGTCATCGACGTGCAGGACTCCTTCCGCGAGCAGCCCTCGTGGGCCGACATCTCGAACCCCGGCATCGCCACCGATGCTGCTCGCCTCGTCGAGCACGCGCGTGGCGCCGGCGACGCCGTGATCTGGGTGCTGCACGCCGAGCCAGGCTCCGGAGGCGCGTTCGACCCGGCGAGCGGACTCGTGCGCCTGCAGGAGGGCCTCGAGCCGCTGCCCGACGAGCCGGTCGTCGTGAAGTCCAGCCACAACGCGTTCACGACCACCGATCTCGAGCGTCGGCTCGTGCAGGCCGGCGTCCGCAGGCTGCGGCTCGCGGGCATCCGCACCGAGCAGTGCGTCGAGACCACCGCCCGCGTCGGCAGCGACCTGGGCTACGACGTCGAGGTCGTGCTCGACGCCACCGCGACGCATCCGCTCGCCCTCCACGACGGCTCTGGCACGCTGCCCGCCGCCGACGTCATCGCGCGCACGGCAGCCGCGCTGTCGGGCCGCTTCGCCACCATCACGACGATCGACGAGGTGCTCGCGGGCTGAGCGCGCCGCGGCCGCGCCGCCACCTGCCGCACAGGCCCGGCTTCTAGGGTTGGGCCACGGGCGAGGACGGGAGCGAGACGTGAAGGCGATGCAGCAGCAGGGGCCGGGCGCCCCGCTCGAGTGGACGGATGCGCCCGACCCGATCGCGGGGCACGGCGAGGTGGTCGTCGAGATCGTCGCGACCGCCGTCAACCGCGCCGACCTCATGCAGGCGGCCGGCCACTACCCGCCGCCGCTCGGGGAGTCGGACGTCATCGGGCTCGAGTGCTCGGGCACGATCGTCCACGTCGGCGACGGCGTCGAGGGCTGGGCGGTCGGCGATGAGGTGTGCGCGCTGCTCGCGGGCGGCGGGTATGCCGAGCGGGTCGCGGTGCCCGCCACCCAGCTGCTCCCGGTGCCGAAGGGGGTCTCGCTCGAGGACGCGGCGGCGCTGCCCGAGGCGGCGTGCACGGTCTGGACCGCGATCCGGGATGCGCCCGCCCCCGCGCTCGACGCGCTCGCGCTCGTGCACGGCGGCAGCGGCGGGGTCGGCTCGATGGCGATCCAGGTGCTCACGGCGCGCGGCTACCGGGTCGCGACGACCGCGAGCGAGCGGCACCACGACCTCGTCCACAGCCTGGGTGCCGAGATCGCCATCGACTACCGCTCGGAGGACTTCGAGGCCGTCGTCCATGCCGCGACCGACGGGCGCGGCGCCGAGCTGATCCTCGACGTCGTGGGCGGCGACTACCTCGCGCGCAACGTCGCGGCGCTCGCGCTCGACGGCACGATCACCGTCATCGCCGCGCAGGGCGGCACGAAGGCGGAGATCGACCTGCGCGCCCTCATGCAGCGGCGCGTCACGCTGCGCGCCATGACGCTGCGGGCGCGGCCGCACAACGGGCGCGGCGGGAAGGCCGACGTCATCGACGAGGTGCGCCGCGAGCTGTGGCCGCTGCTCGAGGACGGCGAGATCGCCCCCGTCATCGGCGCGAAGCTGCGGCTGACGCACGCGAACGAGGCGCACGCCCTCATGGGCGGCGCCGAGGCGCCCGGCGGCAAGATCCTGCTCGTCCGCTGACCCTGCCCAGGAGTGTCGGGTCGCTGCGGAAGTGCCCCGACACTCGCGCGCGAACCCGACACTCCGCGGGCGGTCGCGTGTCAGTGGTCGGTGATCGGATGGTCTCGAACCGTTCGACGACGAGCATCGGAGCGATCATGGGACGTCAGCAGCGCGGCACGCGCCACGGGGACGACCGGACGACCTGGCAGGAGCGGCACACGCTGAGCCTCGAGCAGCAGGAGCGCGAGCGGCTCCTGCATCGGCATGCCGACCTCTTCGCCGACGTCGCGTCCCGGGCCTGGATCATCTGAGCGGAACCGCGCGGCGATTTGCTGAAGATTCGTGCAACTTGCCGCTTCGGCACCGTAGCCTGCGGGAGACACCCCCGCACCTCAGGAGGCGCTCGTGCCCGATCTGCTCAACCCGATCTTCATCCTCATCCTGCTCGCGGCCCTCGTGGCCGTCGTGCTCATCACCGGCGCCGTGCGCCGCTACCGCATCGCCGAACCCGACGAGGCGATCATCGTCACGGGCCGCAAGGGCAAGACCACGGTCGACGCATCCGGCCACTCCTTCACCGACCTCTCGGGGCAGAAGGTCGTCACCGGCGGCGGCGTCTTCGTCATGCCGTTCGTGCAGAAGTCGTTCAAGCTGTCGCTGCGCTCGCGCCGCCTCCTCTTCAACACCACTGCGCAGACCAAGAACGGCATCACCATCCACGCCCAGGCGGTCGCGGTGATCAAGGTCGGCGGCACCGAGGAGATGATCCGCAACGCGGCGCAGCGCTTCCTGTCGCAGCAGGAGGAGATCGAGTCGTCGACGCAGGAGGTGCTCTCGGGCTCGCTCCGCGGCATCATCGGCCAGCTGACGGTGCTCGACATCATCCACGACCGCAAGGCGCTGGCGGATGCGGTGC contains:
- a CDS encoding heavy-metal-associated domain-containing protein, whose product is MNTPARLSLYGLGLVAAFGTAFLVSGAVVPDAVVADRIAATEDGHGGGHEDAAAAAPEAAGAALPGLSLEADGYSLSPVAAPAAVGEEGELAFTVLDPNGDPLREYTEEHEKDLHLIVVRSDGSEFRHVHPEIDDAGEWTIPWSWDEAGTYRVFTDFTPGTADAGVTLTRTISVEGDFAPVAVEDEVREATAGDFDVTLSGDLAAGGSSTLSLEVSRDGEPVTTMEPYLGAFGHLVALRDGDLAYLHVHPEGAEPEPGQVSGPTVEFATEAPTAGRYLLYFDFQVDGEVHSASFVLSTSGEATAATEAPAETDAPAESPAPADDGHDDSH
- a CDS encoding FadR/GntR family transcriptional regulator encodes the protein MKAHETVMGWVTAELQSGRLSIGDHLPGERALAETLHVSRGSLREALRVLEALGTIRTSTGSGPRSGTIITAAPEQALALALDMQLATRHVEHAHIVEVRLLLETWAAEHAHEGGSDRAAAAQLLERMDEPDLPVEEFLQLDAAFHVELSRAAGNPLISTLMDALRTSIADHTLARARSLPDWPTTAARLRSEHHGILERVRAGDREGAAGLLRNHIEGYYRETADVDTGEPRP
- a CDS encoding alpha-hydroxy acid oxidase translates to MKRQLPRIGELTELMQFKKPELDGRKRRLDAALTIGDLRAIAKRRTPAAAFDYTDGAADGELSLHRARQAFEDVELHPDILRPAAHVDTSTTVLGGPSALPFGIAPTGFTRLMQTEGETAGASAAGAAGIPFTLSTLGTTTIEDVTAANPTGRNWFQLYVMRQRELSYGLVERAAAAGYDTLMFTVDTPIAGARLRDKRNGFSIPPQLSVKTIANAIPRPWWWFDFLTTPKLEFASFSTTGGTVGELLNAAMDPTISYDDLDVIRGMWPGKLVVKGVQNVADAVRLIDGGVDGIVLSNHGGRQLDRAPVPFHLLPQVVREVGKDATVMVDTGIMHGSDIVASIALGAKFTLIGRAYLYGLMAGGRQGVDRTIAILRGEIERTMTLLGVSSLEELEPRHVTQLTRLTPLGGAPAAAERTAR
- a CDS encoding VanZ family protein, which produces MGWIGRRGWLVLFALAIVVQLVGLYAPRAPSGGGIPGLDKVAHAAMFLAPALLGLLAGIRPVVLAPLLVIHAVVSEVVQHLALGERSGDPWDAVADIVGVAIGLAVGSALVQRARDRGSAGRAGDGRGSGSRTGPGAPPA
- a CDS encoding NAD(P)H-quinone oxidoreductase, which produces MQQQGPGAPLEWTDAPDPIAGHGEVVVEIVATAVNRADLMQAAGHYPPPLGESDVIGLECSGTIVHVGDGVEGWAVGDEVCALLAGGGYAERVAVPATQLLPVPKGVSLEDAAALPEAACTVWTAIRDAPAPALDALALVHGGSGGVGSMAIQVLTARGYRVATTASERHHDLVHSLGAEIAIDYRSEDFEAVVHAATDGRGAELILDVVGGDYLARNVAALALDGTITVIAAQGGTKAEIDLRALMQRRVTLRAMTLRARPHNGRGGKADVIDEVRRELWPLLEDGEIAPVIGAKLRLTHANEAHALMGGAEAPGGKILLVR
- a CDS encoding heavy-metal-associated domain-containing protein is translated as MATTQYQVTGMTCGHCEMSIREEVGQIEGVSDIQVSSTDGHLAVTTAGAPVDDAAVFAAVEEAGYEARVA
- a CDS encoding FAD-dependent oxidoreductase — its product is MDSIEHEVVIVGAGAAGHSCARTLRSEGFAGRIRLVNGEGGPAINRTLVDTGVLPGLLTGAQIALPPVADVEVVDARAVRIDASTRAVVLDDGVELQADALVLASGSVPRRLDDAIAIDGAVRQHALHSAADAEQLRSAVPDLAGASIVVLGAGFIGAEVASHYVGAGARVTLIGRSRLPLREAIGADISARLAALHAERVDARLGARVVAIRAAGIPGRDDAVVVQLDDGSEIPGDALVVAVGSEPDAAWAGFDGSIAVDDRFRVPAMPGVYAAGSVSAPELPLGRVRVDHWDAATAQGAHAARALLHDLGLGDDPGAWAPTTGFSLMAYGAVIGARGVRGVDARETSDELASGGLLTDFADASGRLTGVAGWNAGPHLMQAAARL
- a CDS encoding isochorismatase family protein, whose product is MTTTALLVIDVQDSFREQPSWADISNPGIATDAARLVEHARGAGDAVIWVLHAEPGSGGAFDPASGLVRLQEGLEPLPDEPVVVKSSHNAFTTTDLERRLVQAGVRRLRLAGIRTEQCVETTARVGSDLGYDVEVVLDATATHPLALHDGSGTLPAADVIARTAAALSGRFATITTIDEVLAG
- a CDS encoding heavy metal translocating P-type ATPase — translated: MTTSEVTTERPASTYELEIGGMTCSSCAMRIEKKLNKLDGVAASVNYATEKAKVTAPDDFDPALLIAEVEKTGYTAVLPKPKATTPEEGDDAEPVDHELVSLRHRLIGSIVLSVPVILMAMIPVLQFTYWQWASLALAAPVIIWAAWPFHRAAWMNLRHGAATMDTLVSVGTGAAFIWSLFALFFGTAGEPGMTHAFELSIAPSDGAANIYLEVAAGVTMFILAGRYFEKRSKRQAGAALRALLELGAKDVAVVRGGAEVRISIDDLTVGDEFVVRPGEKIATDGVIVSGHSAIDASMLTGESVPVEAGPGDAVTGATVNASGRIIVRATRVGSDTQLAQMARLVEDAQSGKAEVQRLADRVSGIFVPIAIAIAVVALGAWLGAGFPAASAFTAAVAVLIIACPCALGLATPTALLVGTGRGAQLGILIKGPEVLESTRKVNTIVLDKTGTVTSGRMTLVDVATVPGTDRRELLRLAGAIEDASEHPIAQAIAKGASEELEIDLPEVEGFRNVEGKGVSGVVDGRALVVGRQSLLDDWSIAADGELQRRKEAAEQDGKTAVLVAWDGEIRGLLVVADTVKPTSAEAIRQFREIGLTPILLTGDNETVAKRIAAEVGIDQVIAEVLPSDKADVVSRLQAEGKVVAMVGDGVNDAAALAQADLGLAMGTGTDAAIEASDITLVRGDLRSAADSIRLARRTLGTIKGNLFWAFAYNVLAIPLAALGLLNPMLAGAAMAFSSVFVVGNSLRLRSFKSRAVDTQSSVPVTA